In Argiope bruennichi chromosome 4, qqArgBrue1.1, whole genome shotgun sequence, a single window of DNA contains:
- the LOC129965474 gene encoding choline kinase alpha-like isoform X4 translates to MRDQAYRICRDYLSGSWKSISSSDMVFRSISGGMSNFLYYCSLPETHTPLVGEPHQVLMRMYGQIHEGVEAKVTESVIFMMLSERKLGPKLYGIFPGGRLEEYIPARAMTCDELKSPEMSATIARKLAKVHTLNVPINKEPKWLFDKMENWLNFAKNEIRLENLNDEQKKIAVNLLSQDLKKEFLWLKSVLLQANSPVLFCHNDLQEGNILVPEQTSVSEDKIVFIDFEYCSYNFRAFDIANHFCEWCFDYSNPDYPHFTAKDEEFPAVEQQLNFIRSYLKNFESSCKETEISDEINSEEHVLKEVMVFTLASHFLWTLWSIINAQNSQIQFGYWEYGKARWDAYIQHKKRVLEQENLDSVTDEER, encoded by the exons tggcgGAATGAGCAACTTTTTGTACTATTGCTCCCTGCCCGAAACTCACACTCCACTTGTTGGAGAACCGCATCAAGTTCTGATGAGAATGTATGGTCAAATACACGAAGGTGTTGAAGCTAAAGTTACAGAGAGTGTTATTTTCATGATGTTGTCTGAAAGAAAACTTGGTCCTAAACTCTACGGAATATTTCCTGGTGGCCGACTAGAAGAATACATTCCA gCTCGTGCAATGACCTGTGATGAATTAAAATCTCCTGAAATGTCAGCTACTATTGCTAGGAAGCTAGCCAAAGTGCACACACTTAATGTTCCGATTAATAAAGAGCCTAAATGGCTCTTTGACaaaatggaaaa TTGGTTAAACTTCGCAAAAAATGAGATAAGACTGGAAAATTTGAATgatgaacaaaagaaaattgcTGTCAATTTGTTatcacaagatttaaaaaaagaatttctttggcTAAA ATCTGTGTTACTGCAAGCCAATTCACCTGTTCTATTTTGCCACAATGATTTGCAAGAag gaAACATTCTTGTCCCTGAACAAACTTCTGTGTCTGAAGATAAAATTGTCTTCATAGATTTTGAATATTGTAGCTACAATTTcag agcTTTTGATATTGCAAATCACTTTTGTGAATGGTGCTTTGATTATTCCAATCCTGATTATCCACATTTCACTGCAAAAGACGAAGAGTTTCCAGCTGTTGAACAGCAG CTTAATTTTATTCGATCATACTTGAAGAACTTTGAAAGTTCTTGCAAAGAAACTGAAATATCTGATGAAATTAACAGTGAAGAACATGTTTTAAAAGAAGTCATGGTATTCACTCTTGCATCACATTTCTTGTGGACTTTATGGAGCATAATCAATGCACAAAATTCACAAATACAATTTGGATACTGg gaaTATGGAAAAGCCAGATGGGATGCATACATTCAGCATAAGAAGAGGGTTTTGGAGCAAGAAAATTTAGATTCAGTGACAGACGAAGAACGATGA